A single region of the Salicibibacter cibi genome encodes:
- a CDS encoding YfkD family protein — protein sequence MRSFVFIASMLLLSTSIIMPETVQADEEENDSFSKPDHVYDIARENTYSNTSRELPELEPSDLTKDLQETSEENIDNPELVAMLNESAIKDSKIPFGVNASIYLGKWALNYDSDDTEMNWEYENINTNEQDNRGGDTVVTLQYKQTQNKEAKGELNSDVPQLEGVKNLMRMKAAEKTSLPLSFSSTIGQGTEVGPNYQVEGKKLGVLHGYVPAAHEKGTVTYGEVYVKMKGNKRFLEVQNIEKQAVDGWIPVKNHVTLTYRNG from the coding sequence ATGAGAAGTTTTGTATTCATAGCGTCGATGTTGCTTTTAAGCACATCGATCATCATGCCGGAAACCGTTCAAGCCGATGAGGAAGAAAACGATTCATTCTCGAAACCGGACCATGTGTATGACATTGCCAGAGAAAACACATACAGCAACACGAGCCGTGAGTTGCCCGAGCTTGAACCTTCGGATTTAACGAAAGACTTGCAGGAAACATCAGAAGAAAACATCGATAATCCCGAGCTTGTAGCTATGTTAAATGAATCGGCCATCAAGGACTCAAAAATACCCTTTGGCGTCAATGCTTCCATTTATTTAGGGAAATGGGCGCTGAATTATGATTCCGACGATACGGAAATGAACTGGGAATACGAAAACATTAATACCAATGAACAAGATAATCGTGGCGGTGACACAGTCGTCACTCTTCAATACAAACAAACGCAAAACAAGGAAGCCAAAGGCGAGTTGAACAGCGATGTGCCCCAACTTGAAGGGGTAAAAAATTTAATGAGAATGAAAGCCGCAGAAAAAACGTCTTTGCCTCTATCTTTTAGCTCCACGATCGGCCAAGGTACAGAGGTCGGGCCGAATTACCAAGTGGAAGGGAAAAAACTTGGTGTATTGCACGGATACGTGCCGGCTGCCCATGAAAAGGGGACGGTGACCTACGGAGAAGTATACGTGAAAATGAAAGGCAATAAACGGTTCCTAGAGGTACAAAATATCGAAAAACAAGCCGTTGATGGCTGGATTCCCGTGAAAAATCACGTCACGCTAACGTATCGCAACGGCTAA
- a CDS encoding GNAT family N-acetyltransferase, giving the protein MFSSDRLHFREITEKDRESLEELFSDPDVMRFADVTKTNRETGEWMEQSYRDYRSFGVGFWVAEKRGNGEFVGQCGFRPQKIKGQIHMGFGYLLARTAWGNGYGKEAAYACRNFAFEQLAIDELTSIIHPQNIPSIKIARALGMEKQGRICKHRQRMDVYSLKNPACRKVT; this is encoded by the coding sequence ATGTTTAGCAGTGACCGTTTGCATTTTCGGGAAATAACGGAAAAGGATCGGGAATCTTTGGAAGAACTGTTTTCCGATCCCGACGTGATGCGGTTTGCAGACGTTACGAAAACGAATAGGGAAACGGGAGAATGGATGGAACAATCGTACCGTGACTATAGAAGTTTCGGCGTTGGATTTTGGGTTGCGGAAAAACGGGGAAACGGTGAATTTGTGGGGCAGTGCGGTTTTCGACCACAAAAAATCAAAGGGCAAATCCATATGGGCTTCGGATATCTGTTAGCAAGGACGGCGTGGGGAAATGGATACGGGAAAGAAGCTGCTTACGCGTGCAGAAATTTCGCTTTTGAACAATTGGCCATTGATGAATTGACATCCATCATTCATCCGCAAAACATTCCATCTATAAAAATTGCCCGTGCTCTCGGAATGGAAAAACAAGGACGCATCTGCAAACATCGCCAAAGGATGGATGTGTATAGCCTTAAAAACCCGGCTTGCAGAAAAGTGACATGA
- the pdaA gene encoding delta-lactam-biosynthetic de-N-acetylase, whose translation MGRGVSKNRWVILAMAMLLFMAASDTGFGENVYDWNFKPAKNNQPPTTEPHYIELLDRYDGYFIGDTDTKNIYLTFDSGYENGCTDVILDVLKEKGVPAAFFVTGYYFEREVDLIKRMDDEGHIVGNHSWNHPSFPDLNDEEVISELAKVEKAFKTLTGKKMNYLRPPRGTFNERTMKIAKEEGYQHIFWSFAYVDWDPDAQKGKTYAYDRIMDRVHPGAVLLLHSVSKDNAAALGDVIDELKAEGYQFQSLDHLTGRRFPLLDQ comes from the coding sequence ATGGGAAGAGGAGTGAGCAAAAATCGCTGGGTGATCCTTGCGATGGCGATGCTTTTATTTATGGCCGCAAGCGATACAGGATTTGGCGAAAACGTTTACGATTGGAATTTCAAACCGGCGAAAAACAATCAACCGCCCACGACAGAACCTCATTACATCGAGCTGCTCGATCGCTATGATGGTTATTTTATTGGCGATACGGATACAAAAAATATTTATCTTACGTTTGACAGTGGATATGAAAATGGTTGCACAGACGTTATTTTGGATGTATTAAAAGAAAAGGGCGTACCGGCTGCATTTTTTGTCACAGGTTATTACTTCGAACGCGAAGTGGATTTAATCAAAAGAATGGATGATGAAGGGCATATTGTCGGCAATCATTCCTGGAATCACCCGAGTTTTCCTGATTTAAATGATGAAGAAGTAATCTCCGAACTAGCAAAGGTGGAGAAAGCTTTTAAAACGTTGACGGGGAAGAAGATGAATTATTTGCGCCCTCCTCGCGGTACATTTAATGAAAGAACGATGAAAATTGCAAAAGAAGAAGGGTATCAGCATATTTTTTGGTCATTCGCTTATGTCGATTGGGATCCGGACGCCCAAAAAGGCAAAACTTATGCTTATGATAGGATTATGGATCGTGTTCATCCGGGGGCGGTTTTGTTGCTTCATTCGGTATCGAAAGATAACGCGGCTGCGCTTGGTGATGTTATCGACGAGCTGAAAGCAGAAGGCTATCAATTTCAATCTTTGGACCATTTAACCGGCAGGCGTTTCCCACTTCTTGATCAATAA
- the yfkAB gene encoding radical SAM/CxCxxxxC motif protein YfkAB has translation MTSKAKETISPTNDPWEAYEDYARFGTHTLTNVEFTTTTLCNMRCEHCAVGSMLSRRDPTDGLPVDLLMKRLDEIEHLRTLSITGGEPMLSKKSVEQYVVPLLRYAYARGVSTQINSNLTLPLSQYEAILPYIDVLHITHNYGNFEDFAAIGFAHMEKPPTMEKRQLFFDRMIENAKVLTAQGIMVSAETMLNKRTLPHLEAIHDQITAMGCQRHEVHPMYPTDFAGDMEIATLPEIRSGIHRLLDHRNNGTWMLFGTLPFYACNGDENDLQLLKRLYGSENVTVRNDPDGRNRLNVNVFNGNISVTDFGDEPALGNIQNAPLPAAFSKWKASSLAQSLHCHCPSVQCLGPNALVKNAYYKDTDFQARSSNL, from the coding sequence ATGACCAGCAAAGCAAAAGAGACGATTTCACCAACCAATGATCCATGGGAAGCGTATGAAGATTACGCCAGGTTTGGAACACATACGCTCACAAACGTTGAATTCACAACAACCACCCTTTGCAATATGAGATGTGAACATTGTGCCGTCGGTTCCATGCTAAGCCGCCGGGATCCTACAGATGGCCTGCCTGTCGACTTGCTTATGAAACGTTTGGATGAGATTGAGCACCTCCGTACATTGAGCATCACGGGCGGAGAACCGATGCTTTCAAAAAAATCCGTGGAACAGTACGTCGTGCCGCTGCTTCGATATGCTTATGCGCGCGGGGTGAGCACACAAATCAACTCGAATTTAACATTACCGTTAAGCCAATATGAAGCTATTCTCCCATACATCGACGTTCTACATATCACGCATAATTATGGAAACTTTGAGGATTTTGCTGCCATCGGCTTCGCTCATATGGAAAAACCCCCAACCATGGAAAAAAGGCAGCTTTTTTTTGATCGCATGATTGAAAATGCCAAAGTACTAACGGCGCAAGGCATTATGGTATCGGCAGAAACGATGCTAAATAAACGAACCTTGCCCCATCTTGAAGCAATCCACGATCAAATTACTGCGATGGGATGCCAACGACATGAAGTGCATCCCATGTACCCAACTGATTTTGCCGGCGACATGGAAATCGCAACGCTGCCGGAAATCAGAAGCGGCATTCATCGTTTGCTTGACCATCGGAACAACGGGACCTGGATGCTTTTCGGTACGCTTCCCTTTTATGCCTGTAACGGAGATGAAAACGATCTGCAGCTATTAAAGCGACTGTACGGAAGTGAAAATGTCACCGTAAGAAATGACCCAGACGGGCGTAACCGTTTAAATGTAAATGTGTTCAACGGCAACATTAGTGTCACCGATTTTGGTGATGAACCGGCGCTGGGCAACATCCAAAACGCTCCATTGCCTGCCGCCTTTTCCAAGTGGAAGGCGTCTTCACTGGCACAATCTCTGCATTGCCATTGCCCTTCTGTTCAATGTCTCGGTCCGAATGCGCTCGTTAAAAACGCTTATTATAAAGACACTGACTTTCAAGCAAGATCGAGCAACCTATAA
- a CDS encoding gluconate 2-dehydrogenase subunit 3 family protein — protein sequence MADENEEQQTKGLSRRQFLKNSGYVVGGAVGGGLLGGVFTQNFVGTTSDQTNTDEGTENESPEQRTQARMFFKRQEDFDVLSAAVERIFPDDDTGPGAISLGVPYYIDKQLAGEYGFNSREYMQGPFFEGAPTQGPQSALLRRDAFLHGVRSIQDIAENQFNESFFDLEADDQDDILEAFEDGDIDMTGIASDEFFAMLRTATIEGAYSDPVYGGNLNMEGWRQIQYPGPQMAYTDAIDGEFEEIDPISLYDHHD from the coding sequence ATGGCAGATGAAAACGAAGAACAACAAACAAAAGGCTTATCTCGGCGACAGTTTCTTAAAAATAGCGGTTATGTTGTAGGCGGTGCTGTCGGTGGGGGGCTCCTTGGCGGAGTTTTCACGCAAAATTTTGTCGGTACAACCAGTGATCAAACGAATACGGATGAAGGCACAGAAAACGAATCGCCAGAGCAGCGTACACAAGCACGGATGTTTTTCAAACGACAAGAGGACTTTGATGTGTTGAGCGCGGCAGTCGAGAGAATTTTTCCCGATGATGATACAGGCCCGGGCGCTATCAGTTTGGGTGTCCCCTATTATATAGACAAACAGCTAGCAGGAGAATATGGATTCAATTCACGTGAATATATGCAGGGTCCTTTTTTTGAAGGCGCTCCTACCCAAGGGCCGCAATCGGCTTTATTGCGCAGAGACGCTTTTCTTCATGGGGTTCGTTCGATCCAGGACATAGCTGAAAATCAATTCAATGAGTCCTTCTTTGATCTGGAAGCGGACGACCAAGATGACATTTTAGAAGCATTTGAGGATGGCGATATTGATATGACCGGCATTGCATCCGATGAGTTTTTTGCCATGTTACGGACAGCCACCATTGAAGGTGCCTATTCCGATCCTGTTTATGGCGGGAATCTTAATATGGAAGGATGGCGCCAGATTCAATACCCGGGCCCCCAGATGGCCTACACAGATGCCATTGACGGAGAATTTGAGGAAATAGATCCGATCAGTTTATATGATCATCACGATTGA
- the ectA gene encoding diaminobutyrate acetyltransferase: MSATPTLQKEALTFDKPTVEDGSKMWELAKKLGLDLNSSYKYLMMSEYFSETCVVVKEEGELVGFITAFILPEKDNTVFVWQVGVDGSQRGKGLASRMLDELLERNACQEIKYLEATVTPSNDASQKLFRRLARTNETACHVSECFSEDLFPGDNHEAELSFKIGPIFR, from the coding sequence ATGAGTGCAACTCCAACGTTGCAGAAAGAAGCTTTGACTTTTGACAAACCGACTGTAGAAGACGGAAGCAAAATGTGGGAACTTGCCAAAAAACTTGGTCTGGATCTTAATTCTTCGTATAAGTATTTAATGATGAGCGAATACTTTTCCGAAACTTGTGTAGTCGTCAAGGAAGAAGGAGAACTAGTTGGCTTTATTACTGCGTTCATCCTACCTGAAAAAGACAACACCGTATTTGTGTGGCAAGTGGGTGTAGACGGCTCACAACGCGGAAAAGGATTGGCTTCGCGCATGCTTGATGAATTGCTTGAGCGCAATGCGTGCCAAGAAATCAAATACCTTGAAGCAACAGTCACCCCGTCGAACGACGCTTCGCAAAAACTGTTCCGGCGACTCGCCCGTACGAACGAAACCGCCTGTCATGTGTCGGAATGTTTCTCCGAAGATTTGTTCCCGGGGGATAACCACGAAGCAGAGCTCTCGTTTAAAATCGGCCCAATCTTTCGGTAG
- a CDS encoding AEC family transporter, translating into MQIFFEVVLPVVLVFALGFLIQKWKYVDIKPISTVAIFVMTPCLVFDTIYNATLNMQYAYMLIFAMLLLFILIFLNKLVSFFFKLSPEAETGMILSTAFMNAGNYGAPIILFAFGEEGFAYAVSLMVIQSVIMNSFGVYFASKGRGTMMQALKVVMTMPATWALAAALLAQFLPAIPTAITGVTEIVGAATIPTVMIILGMQLAQIPLRGFEWKKISYNAVLRLLISPVIAFGLTRMLPIETLLANVLILTAAMPTAANIVMFSVQFNAQPRLVSSTTLVTTLISIPTITVLLMIL; encoded by the coding sequence TTGCAAATTTTTTTCGAGGTCGTTCTTCCGGTTGTGCTCGTATTCGCACTCGGATTTTTAATTCAGAAATGGAAATATGTAGACATCAAGCCTATATCGACAGTAGCTATTTTCGTCATGACGCCTTGCTTGGTGTTTGATACGATTTATAATGCAACACTCAACATGCAATATGCATATATGTTGATCTTTGCTATGTTGCTTTTATTTATTCTTATCTTTTTAAATAAGCTGGTTTCCTTTTTCTTTAAACTTTCTCCGGAGGCGGAAACTGGAATGATCCTTTCCACCGCTTTTATGAACGCAGGAAATTATGGCGCTCCGATCATTCTTTTTGCTTTTGGGGAAGAGGGATTCGCCTATGCCGTGTCTCTTATGGTAATTCAATCGGTAATTATGAACAGTTTTGGCGTTTATTTTGCTTCCAAGGGCAGAGGGACAATGATGCAAGCGCTAAAGGTCGTCATGACGATGCCGGCGACTTGGGCGTTGGCAGCGGCGTTGCTAGCGCAATTTTTGCCTGCAATACCTACTGCGATTACAGGCGTGACCGAAATTGTCGGTGCTGCCACGATTCCGACTGTTATGATTATACTCGGCATGCAGTTGGCGCAAATTCCTTTACGTGGATTTGAGTGGAAAAAAATTAGTTATAATGCTGTGCTACGTCTTCTGATTTCTCCGGTGATTGCTTTTGGTCTTACGAGAATGCTCCCCATTGAAACACTTCTAGCCAACGTGCTAATTTTAACAGCTGCCATGCCTACGGCAGCTAATATCGTTATGTTTTCGGTGCAATTTAATGCGCAGCCGAGGTTAGTGTCGAGCACTACACTTGTGACTACCTTAATCAGCATTCCGACGATCACTGTTTTGCTAATGATTCTTTAA
- a CDS encoding OsmC family protein → MEFQIENEEAFRTQAPFGELLISGEDEHGFRPYQLLVSAIAGCSGSVLRKIMRKRRLEIGDIRIHADVTRNDEEPHEVKTVHLHYTIEAEGVKEELMEKLLDIAKKNCTIVQSVEPAITVTESLTLNP, encoded by the coding sequence ATGGAATTCCAAATTGAAAATGAAGAAGCGTTTCGTACACAAGCCCCGTTTGGCGAGTTGCTGATTTCCGGGGAAGATGAACACGGGTTTCGCCCATATCAACTCCTCGTATCAGCGATCGCCGGTTGCAGCGGAAGTGTGCTCCGTAAAATAATGCGAAAGCGACGCCTGGAGATCGGGGACATTCGCATTCACGCCGATGTAACGAGAAATGATGAAGAACCGCATGAAGTAAAGACGGTGCATCTTCATTACACGATAGAAGCAGAAGGCGTAAAAGAAGAACTCATGGAAAAGCTTTTGGACATCGCAAAAAAGAATTGCACCATCGTTCAATCGGTAGAACCGGCGATCACCGTCACGGAGTCATTAACATTGAATCCTTAG
- the ectB gene encoding diaminobutyrate--2-oxoglutarate transaminase, producing the protein MTSNAMQAFEEKESVVRSYSRSFPTVFHKAKGYQLWDEANNEFIDFFSGAGALNYGHNDDRMKEKLIEYIQEDGITHSLDMASKARREFLETFHSIILEPRNMDYKVMFPGPTGTNSVESALKLARKAKGRTNIVSFTNGFHGMTLGSLAVTSNEFKRAGAGVPLGNALTMPYDKFVHESVETQMKHIRSFLDRAGSGVDKPAAIILETVQGEGGLNAASNEWLQEIERLCRDIDALLIVDDIQAGVGRAGSFFSFEPSGINPDIICQSKSIGGYGMPMAITLIRPELDLWAPGEHNGTFRGNNPAFVTATAALEYWKDPSFEKEIARKSDKITAFLQKMIEKYPEMKGTLRGRGFIQGIRSEVPDLANKVSWHSYKNGLIMETAGPNDEVFKLFPPLIIDDEGLEEGLRRLELGISDALKQ; encoded by the coding sequence ATGACTTCAAACGCAATGCAAGCTTTTGAAGAAAAAGAATCAGTGGTGCGAAGCTACAGCCGTAGCTTCCCCACTGTTTTTCACAAAGCAAAAGGCTATCAATTATGGGACGAAGCCAACAACGAATTTATTGATTTTTTCTCCGGGGCAGGCGCCCTGAATTATGGTCATAATGATGATCGCATGAAGGAAAAACTGATCGAGTATATCCAAGAAGATGGCATTACCCATTCTTTGGATATGGCTTCCAAGGCAAGGCGGGAATTCCTGGAGACGTTCCATTCCATCATTTTGGAACCTCGCAATATGGACTATAAAGTAATGTTCCCCGGGCCGACCGGAACAAACAGTGTTGAAAGCGCCCTTAAACTTGCCCGGAAAGCAAAGGGCCGCACGAATATTGTCAGCTTTACAAATGGATTCCACGGAATGACACTCGGTTCTCTCGCCGTCACTTCCAATGAATTTAAAAGGGCAGGCGCCGGTGTTCCGCTCGGAAATGCGCTTACCATGCCATATGACAAGTTCGTTCACGAATCAGTCGAAACACAAATGAAGCATATCCGTAGCTTTCTTGACCGAGCTGGGAGCGGCGTAGACAAACCTGCCGCCATCATATTGGAAACCGTGCAAGGGGAAGGCGGCTTAAACGCCGCCAGCAATGAATGGTTGCAGGAAATTGAACGTTTGTGCCGTGACATTGACGCCCTCCTGATCGTCGATGACATTCAGGCAGGCGTTGGACGTGCGGGATCATTCTTTAGCTTCGAGCCTTCCGGGATTAATCCGGATATTATCTGCCAGTCCAAATCGATTGGCGGTTATGGAATGCCTATGGCGATCACGCTTATCCGCCCTGAACTGGATCTTTGGGCACCGGGCGAACACAATGGAACATTCCGCGGGAACAATCCGGCGTTTGTGACTGCCACAGCCGCGTTAGAATACTGGAAAGACCCTTCTTTCGAAAAAGAAATTGCTAGGAAATCAGATAAAATTACTGCATTTCTGCAAAAGATGATCGAAAAATACCCTGAAATGAAAGGGACTTTGCGCGGTCGCGGATTCATACAGGGCATTCGTTCGGAAGTGCCGGACCTTGCAAACAAAGTATCCTGGCACTCCTATAAAAATGGTTTAATCATGGAAACCGCAGGGCCAAATGATGAAGTCTTTAAACTATTCCCGCCACTCATTATCGACGACGAAGGCTTGGAAGAAGGTTTGCGCCGTCTGGAGCTTGGCATTAGCGATGCGCTTAAACAATAA
- a CDS encoding ectoine synthase, translating into MKIVKLEDIKGSDQEVDAGNWTSRRLLMKDDKMGYSVNDTIIRAGTETHIWYQNHLEAVYCIEGEAEVETLKDNKTYKITPGTLYALDEHDEHLLRGITDARMVCVFNPPLSGREIHDENGVYPADLD; encoded by the coding sequence ATGAAAATCGTTAAACTTGAAGATATTAAAGGATCCGATCAAGAAGTAGACGCCGGCAACTGGACAAGCCGCCGCCTGCTTATGAAGGATGACAAAATGGGATACTCGGTAAATGACACGATCATTCGCGCCGGCACGGAAACTCATATTTGGTATCAAAACCACCTTGAAGCGGTCTACTGTATTGAAGGAGAAGCGGAAGTAGAAACGTTAAAGGATAATAAAACGTATAAAATTACCCCCGGCACCTTGTATGCCCTCGATGAACATGACGAACATCTATTGCGCGGAATTACGGATGCACGCATGGTTTGTGTGTTTAACCCTCCATTAAGCGGCCGTGAGATCCATGATGAAAACGGCGTATATCCCGCTGATTTAGATTAA
- a CDS encoding YhcN/YlaJ family sporulation lipoprotein — MKKITLALCSAIILSALVGCGNTDDNAENTTNPGGEQNEPTNIGQLNDQSHDPDDFTVEDRVTRDERQGSRNKTDGRGSFYFNNPQDVTDKDTFTEEEREAEEERAQRYERENPDQESENRLESMEQEVNAMDDIEESYVVVDDTRVIVGIQTKGDDVDQTIADIEARLQNEIGDKELIVTDDEDTFEHYREMREDHTP; from the coding sequence ATGAAAAAAATAACACTGGCACTTTGCTCCGCCATCATTTTGTCCGCTTTAGTTGGCTGTGGTAACACAGATGATAATGCTGAAAACACCACTAACCCCGGAGGAGAGCAAAATGAACCGACAAATATAGGTCAATTGAACGATCAATCCCACGATCCTGATGATTTTACCGTTGAAGATCGAGTCACGAGGGATGAACGTCAGGGGTCGCGTAATAAGACCGATGGTCGCGGATCATTTTACTTTAACAATCCGCAAGATGTAACGGATAAGGACACGTTTACGGAGGAAGAGCGGGAAGCTGAAGAAGAACGAGCCCAGCGATATGAAAGGGAAAATCCGGACCAGGAGAGCGAAAACCGTTTGGAGAGCATGGAACAAGAAGTTAACGCGATGGATGACATCGAGGAAAGTTATGTCGTCGTTGATGATACACGTGTGATCGTCGGTATCCAAACCAAGGGGGACGACGTCGATCAAACGATCGCGGATATTGAAGCACGACTACAAAACGAAATAGGGGATAAAGAGCTTATTGTCACGGATGATGAGGATACGTTTGAACATTATCGGGAAATGCGGGAAGATCATACGCCATAA
- a CDS encoding GMC family oxidoreductase has product MATELPRKEAAVIGVGWAGGIIASELTKAGIEVIGLERGAERTIDDFIMQKDELKYAVRYDLMQDLSKETLTFRNDRDMRALPMRQLGSFLLGTGLGGAGVHWNGMCPRFFPYDFEIRSQTIDRYGEDKIPEDMSLQDWGISYEEMEEHFAQFDETIGTSGEDNEMSAPRSTEYPTPPMVETPAIRLFKDASSELGLHPYQGPSANLTEAYTNPDGQTIQQCQYCSFCERFGCDYQAKSDPIITVIPTAKETGNFELRTHANVRSVSYDGERTDGVYFIDTRTGEEFFQPADMVILTTYVMNNSRLLLQSDIGTPYDPDTRTGVIGKNYCYQIQTSVQGFFDKQFNMYAGAGALTGHVDDYNGDNFDHSDLDFLHGGAIRLVQSGLRPINTNPVPPGTKQWGSEFKEANAHYLFRTLSIGAEGASMPHINNYLDLDPTYTDSLGDPLLRMTYNFTEQDRNLAAHQTERMQEIMQEMGAGDIIANPDIGDYNIRPYQSTHNTGGVIMGADPETSAVNNYLQMWDCENLFVVGASAFAHNSGNNPTPTVGALSYRAAEGIKQYYENPGPLA; this is encoded by the coding sequence ATGGCAACAGAGTTACCTAGAAAAGAAGCAGCAGTAATCGGCGTTGGCTGGGCGGGCGGCATCATTGCGTCTGAATTAACGAAAGCCGGCATCGAGGTTATTGGCTTGGAACGAGGCGCTGAACGTACGATTGATGATTTCATCATGCAAAAGGATGAACTAAAGTATGCGGTTCGTTATGACCTGATGCAAGATTTATCGAAAGAAACGTTAACATTCCGAAATGATCGTGATATGCGGGCCTTGCCGATGAGACAACTTGGATCATTTTTGTTAGGGACAGGACTTGGTGGTGCCGGCGTGCATTGGAATGGGATGTGTCCACGCTTTTTTCCTTATGATTTCGAGATTCGTTCACAAACCATTGATCGTTACGGCGAAGATAAAATTCCTGAAGATATGTCCCTTCAAGATTGGGGAATTAGTTATGAAGAAATGGAAGAACACTTTGCACAGTTTGATGAAACGATCGGCACGTCAGGCGAGGATAATGAAATGTCAGCGCCTCGTTCCACAGAATATCCGACACCGCCGATGGTTGAAACACCGGCGATTCGATTGTTTAAAGATGCGTCAAGTGAATTAGGTTTGCATCCTTATCAAGGACCTTCTGCCAATTTGACCGAAGCCTACACGAATCCGGATGGGCAAACGATTCAACAGTGCCAATACTGTTCTTTTTGTGAACGTTTCGGGTGCGACTATCAAGCGAAATCAGATCCCATTATCACAGTGATTCCGACGGCAAAAGAAACCGGGAATTTTGAACTTCGCACCCATGCCAACGTACGGAGTGTCTCTTATGACGGGGAACGGACCGATGGTGTTTATTTCATTGACACACGAACCGGTGAAGAATTTTTCCAGCCTGCAGATATGGTTATTCTCACGACTTATGTGATGAATAATAGCCGGCTTTTATTACAATCGGATATTGGAACTCCTTATGACCCGGATACCCGTACTGGCGTGATTGGTAAAAACTATTGCTATCAAATTCAGACATCCGTACAAGGATTCTTTGATAAGCAGTTTAATATGTATGCAGGCGCGGGCGCTTTAACGGGGCATGTGGATGATTATAACGGGGACAATTTTGATCATAGCGATCTTGATTTTCTTCACGGAGGCGCGATTCGGCTTGTGCAATCGGGGCTTCGTCCGATTAATACGAATCCGGTCCCGCCGGGAACGAAACAATGGGGCAGTGAATTTAAAGAGGCCAATGCCCATTATTTGTTCCGGACGCTATCCATTGGAGCGGAAGGCGCTAGTATGCCTCACATTAATAACTATCTCGATCTGGATCCAACGTATACAGATAGTCTTGGGGACCCGCTATTACGGATGACTTACAATTTTACGGAACAAGACCGAAACCTTGCCGCTCATCAAACAGAGCGTATGCAAGAGATTATGCAGGAAATGGGCGCGGGCGACATTATCGCTAACCCGGATATTGGTGATTATAACATCAGGCCTTATCAATCGACCCATAATACCGGAGGCGTGATCATGGGTGCGGACCCTGAGACTTCTGCGGTTAACAATTATTTACAAATGTGGGATTGTGAAAATCTCTTCGTCGTGGGCGCTTCCGCGTTTGCCCATAACAGCGGGAATAATCCGACGCCGACAGTAGGCGCACTTTCCTATCGAGCAGCTGAAGGCATAAAACAGTATTATGAAAATCCGGGACCATTGGCATGA